In Electrophorus electricus isolate fEleEle1 chromosome 14, fEleEle1.pri, whole genome shotgun sequence, a single window of DNA contains:
- the mapta gene encoding microtubule-associated protein tau, with translation MAQQHELLDSSPNSHGVLNNDHHHGNQFHKENGIAVGHMGDGPMKEEQFDEETTFAQNHDQGASTTFGEEEQCEGSVDYAETHGGSQPESSPADSNLQCGGSTAPFSTAQPKTDNDAERRTTKALPAKTRASSLKRPSTIMKKSQVSSSSSTPSEPVSAVSRETQSRALGSSRPHAAGTKIPAMTPPQSVKVDPKKVSKNGKDSPKTPDASGQSSPGTPKSPGSKALGSKPPAGKEVKKVAIIRSTPKSPGSLKDRSPAPLVAATTPMPDLKSVRSKVGSTDNIKHQPGGGRVQILDQKLDFSSVKAKCGSKGNMKHVPGGGNVQILDNKVDFSNVQARCGSKDNIKHIPGGGKVQILDQKLDLSNVQPRCGSKDNIKHTPGGGNIQIVHKKIDLSNVQAKCGSKDNIHHKPGGGNIEIRSEKVEFKAQSKIGSLGNIGHVAGGGQRKIESHKLLFREQAKARTDHGAEIISLEESPQQLSTVSSSGSINMADPPQLSTLADQVTASLAKQGL, from the exons ATGGCCCAGCAGCACGAGCTACTCGACTCTTCGCCCAATAGCCATGGCGTTCTCAACAACGaccatcaccatggcaaccaatTCCATAAGGAGAATGGCATCGCCGTGGGACACATGGGAGATGGCCCAATGAAAG AGGAGCAGTTTGATGAAGAAACAACTTTTGCACAAAATCATGATCAGGGAGCGAGCACCACCTTTGGTGAGGAGGAGCAATGCG AGGGGTCCGTGGATTATGCAGAAACACATGGAGGATCTCAGCCAGAGTCTTCTCCTGCTGATTCTAATTTGCAGTGTG GCGGATCCACAGCCCCGTTTTCAACAg CTCAGCCCAAGACTGACAATGATGCCGAGAGACGG ACCACCAAAGCACTTCCAGCAAAAACTAGAGCCTCATCCCTAAAAAGACCTTCCACTATCATGAAAAAATCCCAAGTTTCCTCCTCCAGTAGCACTCCCTCAGAACCTGTCAGTGCAGTTTCCAGGGAAACTCAGTCAAGG GCTCTGGGCAGTAGTAGGCCTCATGCAGCAGGTACCAAGATCCCTGCTATGACCCCTCCTCAGTCAG TGAAAGTGGATCCGAAGAAAGTGTCCAAAAATGGAAAAG ACTCACCTAAGACCCCTGACGCCAGTGGACAAAGCAGTCCTGGTACTCCCAAGTCTCCAGGCAGCAAGGCTCTGGGCAGCAAGCCTCCAGCAGGGAAGGAGGTGAAGAAGGTAGCGATAATCCGCTCAACACCCAAGTCTCCTGGCTCGCTGAAGGACCGCTCCCCTGCTCCTCTGGTGGCTGCCACCACACCTATGCCGGACCTCAAGAGCGTGCGCTCCAAAGTCGGCTCCACGGACAACATCAAACACCAACCTGGAGGAGGCCGG GTCCAGATTCTTGATCAGAAGTTGGACTTCAGTAGTGTTAAGGCTAAGTGTGGCTCCAAAGGCAACATGAAACATGTTCCTGGAGGTGGCAAT GTCCAGATCCTAGATAATAAAGTGGACTTCAGCAACGTTCAGGCCAGATGTGGTTCTAAAGACAACATTAAGCATATTCCTGGAGGAGGCAAG GTTCAAATTCTCGATCAGAAGTTGGATTTAAGTAATGTGCAGCCTAGGTGTGGTTCCAAAGACaatatcaaacacacacccgGAGGTGGCAAT ATCCAGATAGTTCACAAAAAGATTGACCTGAGCAACGTGCAGGCGAAATGTGGTTCAAAGGATAACATCCATCACAAGCCAG GTGGAGGGAACATCGAGATCAGGTCTGAGAAGGTGGAATTCAAGGCTCAGTCCAAGATCGGCTCTCTAGGCAACATTGGCCATGTAGCTGGAGGAGGTCAGAGGAAG ATTGAATCACACAAGCTGTTGTTCCGCGAGCAGGCGAAGGCGCGGACCGACCACGGTGCAGAGATCATCTCCCTGGAGGAGTCACCCCAGCAGCTCAGCACCGTCTCCTCCTCCGGCAGTATCAACATGGCCGACCCCCCGCAGCTCTCCACGCTCGCGGACCAGGTGACTGCCTCGCTGGCTAAGCAGGGCTTGtga